The Ensifer adhaerens genome contains a region encoding:
- a CDS encoding cryptochrome/photolyase family protein: MTKAAAPPIIVWFRKDLRLADNRALSAAAGEAAVIPLYIREPADSGNGALGAAQAWWLHHSLEALGASLARHASRLVLRSGAPLDVIVEIARASGAERIYWNRRYDPNGIATDTALKKALAERGIITESFAGQLLHEPMRLLTTTGGPYRVFTPFWRALELKNELAPPIDRPHHIAAPGAWPRSERLDDWSLLPTKPDWAATFSEVWTPGEDGAATRLEEFVDEKLDAYKRCRDIPDADGTSLLSPHLAFGEISPAQAWHAAAGPQADSGEGAATFRKELAWREFSYHLLFHYPELGRRNLDRRFDRFHWLNDEDDFTRWTRGLTGYPIVDAGMRQLWRHGYMHNRVRMIVASFLIKDLLVDWRKGEAWFRDTLVDADPANNAASWQWVAGSGADAAPFFRIFNPVLQGEKFDPDGLYVKRFVPELERLHPRYVHRPFAAPATTLAEAGIELGTTYPKPIVDHALARDRALAAFRQITSAAGLSEET, translated from the coding sequence ATGACAAAGGCCGCGGCGCCGCCCATCATCGTCTGGTTCCGCAAGGATCTCCGCCTGGCCGACAATCGCGCCCTCTCGGCTGCCGCCGGCGAGGCAGCCGTCATTCCCCTCTATATTCGCGAACCCGCCGACAGCGGCAACGGTGCGCTCGGGGCGGCGCAGGCGTGGTGGCTGCACCATTCGCTCGAGGCCTTGGGCGCAAGTCTCGCGCGGCACGCTTCTCGCCTCGTTCTTCGATCAGGCGCGCCGCTTGACGTGATTGTCGAGATTGCGCGCGCAAGCGGTGCGGAGCGCATCTACTGGAACCGGCGCTACGACCCGAACGGCATCGCCACGGATACCGCGCTCAAGAAGGCGCTGGCCGAGCGGGGAATCATCACGGAGAGCTTTGCAGGACAATTGCTGCATGAGCCCATGCGGCTGCTGACGACGACGGGCGGCCCCTACCGCGTGTTCACGCCGTTCTGGCGCGCGCTCGAACTGAAAAACGAGCTGGCACCGCCGATCGACCGGCCGCACCATATCGCAGCCCCGGGAGCATGGCCGCGATCGGAACGCCTTGACGACTGGTCGCTGCTGCCGACGAAACCGGACTGGGCGGCGACATTCAGCGAGGTCTGGACGCCGGGCGAAGACGGTGCGGCCACCCGTCTCGAAGAATTCGTCGATGAGAAGCTCGACGCCTACAAACGCTGCCGCGACATTCCCGACGCGGATGGCACATCCCTGCTCTCGCCTCATCTCGCCTTTGGCGAAATTTCGCCGGCGCAGGCCTGGCATGCGGCAGCTGGGCCCCAGGCCGATAGCGGCGAAGGGGCGGCCACCTTCCGCAAGGAACTCGCCTGGCGCGAATTCTCCTATCATCTGCTGTTTCATTATCCGGAGCTTGGCCGCCGCAACCTCGACCGTCGATTCGACCGCTTCCACTGGCTGAACGACGAGGACGATTTTACTCGATGGACCAGAGGGCTCACCGGATACCCGATCGTCGATGCCGGCATGCGCCAGCTATGGCGCCACGGCTACATGCACAATCGCGTTCGCATGATTGTCGCCTCCTTTCTCATCAAGGACCTGCTCGTCGACTGGCGCAAGGGAGAAGCCTGGTTCCGTGACACGCTGGTCGACGCGGATCCGGCCAACAATGCCGCAAGCTGGCAATGGGTCGCCGGATCGGGCGCGGACGCCGCACCGTTCTTCCGCATCTTCAACCCGGTCCTGCAAGGGGAGAAATTCGATCCCGACGGTCTCTATGTGAAGCGCTTCGTGCCGGAGCTGGAGCGCCTCCACCCGCGCTATGTCCATCGCCCCTTTGCAGCGCCCGCCACGACCCTTGCCGAAGCCGGCATCGAACTCGGCACGACCTACCCGAAACCGATCGTCGACCATGCCCTTGCCCGCGATCGGGCACTGGCAGCCTTCCGGCAGATCACAAGCGCAGCGGGACTCTCCGAGGAGACGTAG